The proteins below are encoded in one region of Acidobacteriota bacterium:
- a CDS encoding M36 family metallopeptidase gives MQSSTRLGRTLILALVGAALLWTGAALAIGPVADDGHAHNDFDARVRYNQTFKVDPQPLQQQRIGVMEALLPELAVTFEGTTGATRTLYNKTGYLTAPKAGEAMSIAKDYLDSQLPLLGLDAADFANHEVTDEVPSKVTGATHIYLRQVHAGIPVYNGQLHVNVNRAGRIMGVNNAFLPKMASAANRSQPTLRAAQAIELAAEHLGLAIGAVRELSRPDGVRRTTRLQARGLSLDEIEAGLMWLPVRRGEARLVWNFNVRTPDGVHHYDINVDAHSGKIWTRFDWTKNDSYRVYPRPLESPIHTTPVPPGDGRTLVSDPALSTSPLGWHDTGSTSYTIMRGNNVHAFPDTDGNGAPPGSETSCGGSLDCDFPINLNQAPSQYQPAATANAFYWNNIIHDIQYLYGFDEAAGNFQQNNFGNGGAGGDYVNVSVQSGNFRCPNNAFFSTPPDGGNGAMLMCLWTSPNPDLDGDLDNGIMAHEYGHGISTRQVGGPSNSSCLNNNQQAGEGWSDLMSLIYSAETGDQGSDPRGIGTYALNQPTSGSGIRTQRYSTNPAVNTHTYESIQGMAIPHGVGEVWAQAYWEVFWALVDRHGFDEDLANSTAGAGNHRAMLYLNEGFKNTACSPTFVNNRDGIIQAATDNYGGADVCLIWETFAAFGLGEDAVSGGSGSTNPTNGFAVPASCACQPTAVADAGADQTICLGDSATVGTAALANHTYSWSPGGQTSAQISVSPTATTTYTVTATTSCGTDQDSATVVVDDGSGGGLTDDFESGASGWTATGLWHLTANSTCASPQNGYTSPVNAFYYGIDSSCDYNAGSPNTGSLTSPVISGVTASSTLTFQYLRQVESFNGAFDTTVVEIVTGSGATSVFALDASDASTSVWESSGAISLSAFAGQSIQVRFTFNTVDNTDNDQIGWFIDDVVVSGNSTCTPTNTAPTVNISAPSGSTTVTQGDSVTFTGTATDAEDGSLTGSLSWSSNLDGAIGSGGSFSTSSLSVGTHTVTASVTDSGGLSGSDSVTVTVNAPTNDVPNVNISSPADPTTVTDGDSVTFTGTATDTEDGTLTGSLSWSSNLDGTIGSGGTFSTTSLSVGTHTVTASVTDSGGASGSDTVTVTVNAIGGGCTDCIDWSATGTVSYSGQDNSSDVTVEDGGDTILLEQNTWRRTSQTFTVTPNTVIEFEFSSSSEGEIHGIGFDEDDNISNAVRVFQVHGTQNWGSANHDFDNYDGSGNFTSYTIPVGQYYTGSSMFLVLVNDKDAGALTNDSRFRNVRVYEDVPVGCAVNDNFEGSTAGWQTSGNCTTGTFVAGTPTQQTNSGVTTQVGGDHTTGSGTALFTASNTSAGNADVDGGTCILTSPPYSVAQASDLAVWYFHGQRDAGDDSGDFFLLEVSTNDGATYSPVVSLGDIQINAAWTQATASIPAGSTVRLRVQVADGPSEGDLVEAGIDDLSICQP, from the coding sequence ATGCAGTCGAGCACTCGTCTTGGTAGGACCCTGATCCTGGCCCTCGTGGGGGCCGCTCTCCTGTGGACGGGAGCGGCCCTGGCGATCGGTCCGGTCGCCGATGATGGACATGCCCATAACGATTTCGACGCCCGGGTGCGCTACAACCAGACCTTCAAGGTCGATCCGCAGCCCCTCCAGCAGCAGCGTATCGGGGTCATGGAGGCCCTTCTGCCGGAGCTCGCGGTCACCTTCGAGGGAACGACCGGTGCGACGCGCACCTTGTACAACAAGACGGGCTATTTGACCGCCCCGAAGGCGGGCGAGGCGATGTCCATCGCCAAGGACTATCTCGACTCGCAGCTCCCTCTGCTGGGCCTCGATGCGGCCGATTTCGCCAACCACGAGGTCACCGACGAGGTGCCGAGCAAGGTCACCGGCGCGACCCACATCTACCTGCGTCAGGTCCACGCCGGCATTCCGGTCTACAACGGCCAGCTGCACGTCAACGTCAACCGTGCGGGGCGCATCATGGGCGTGAACAACGCCTTCCTGCCCAAGATGGCGAGTGCCGCCAATCGCTCCCAGCCGACGCTGCGGGCCGCCCAGGCTATCGAGCTCGCCGCCGAGCATCTCGGCCTGGCGATCGGTGCGGTGCGGGAGCTCAGCCGGCCCGATGGCGTCCGTCGCACCACCCGCCTGCAGGCCCGCGGCCTCTCCCTCGACGAGATCGAGGCCGGCCTGATGTGGTTGCCGGTGCGCCGCGGTGAGGCTCGTCTGGTGTGGAACTTCAACGTCAGGACGCCGGATGGAGTGCACCACTACGACATCAACGTCGACGCCCACAGCGGCAAGATCTGGACCCGCTTCGACTGGACCAAGAACGACAGCTACCGCGTCTACCCGCGGCCCCTCGAGTCGCCGATCCACACCACGCCGGTACCGCCCGGCGACGGCCGGACCCTGGTGAGCGATCCGGCCCTGTCGACCTCGCCCCTGGGCTGGCACGACACCGGCTCGACCAGCTACACGATCATGCGCGGCAACAACGTCCACGCCTTCCCGGACACGGACGGCAACGGCGCTCCGCCAGGATCGGAGACCAGTTGCGGTGGTTCCCTCGATTGTGATTTCCCGATCAACCTCAACCAGGCGCCGAGTCAGTATCAGCCGGCGGCGACGGCCAACGCCTTCTACTGGAACAACATCATCCACGACATCCAGTACCTCTACGGCTTCGATGAGGCGGCCGGCAACTTCCAGCAGAACAACTTCGGCAATGGCGGTGCCGGTGGCGACTACGTCAACGTCTCGGTGCAGTCGGGCAACTTCCGCTGCCCCAACAACGCCTTCTTCTCGACGCCGCCGGACGGCGGCAACGGCGCCATGCTGATGTGCCTGTGGACGTCGCCCAATCCGGATCTGGACGGTGACCTCGACAACGGCATCATGGCCCACGAGTACGGCCACGGCATCTCCACCCGCCAGGTCGGTGGCCCGTCGAACTCGAGCTGCCTGAACAACAACCAGCAGGCCGGTGAGGGCTGGAGCGACCTGATGTCGCTGATCTACAGCGCCGAAACCGGCGACCAGGGCAGCGACCCGCGCGGTATCGGGACCTACGCCCTCAACCAGCCCACCAGCGGCTCCGGGATTCGGACCCAGCGCTACTCGACGAACCCGGCAGTCAACACCCACACCTACGAGTCGATCCAGGGAATGGCGATTCCCCACGGTGTCGGTGAGGTTTGGGCGCAGGCCTATTGGGAGGTCTTCTGGGCCCTCGTCGATCGCCATGGCTTCGATGAGGACTTGGCCAACAGCACGGCTGGCGCCGGCAATCACCGGGCGATGCTCTACCTCAACGAGGGCTTCAAGAACACCGCCTGCTCGCCGACCTTCGTCAACAACCGCGACGGCATCATCCAGGCCGCCACGGACAACTACGGCGGTGCCGACGTCTGCCTGATCTGGGAGACCTTCGCGGCCTTCGGTCTCGGTGAGGATGCGGTCTCCGGCGGCTCCGGCTCGACCAACCCGACCAACGGCTTCGCGGTGCCGGCCTCCTGCGCCTGTCAGCCGACGGCGGTGGCCGATGCCGGTGCGGATCAGACCATCTGCCTCGGTGATTCGGCGACGGTCGGTACAGCGGCCCTCGCCAACCACACCTATAGCTGGTCGCCGGGCGGTCAGACCTCGGCCCAGATCAGCGTCAGCCCGACGGCGACCACCACCTACACGGTGACGGCGACCACCTCCTGCGGTACGGACCAGGATTCGGCCACGGTGGTGGTCGACGACGGTTCCGGCGGTGGCTTGACGGACGACTTCGAGAGCGGCGCCAGCGGTTGGACCGCCACCGGCCTGTGGCACTTGACGGCCAACTCGACCTGCGCCAGCCCGCAGAACGGCTACACCTCGCCGGTGAATGCCTTCTACTACGGCATCGATTCGTCCTGCGACTACAACGCCGGCTCGCCCAACACGGGAAGCCTGACGTCGCCGGTGATCTCCGGCGTCACGGCGTCCTCGACCCTGACCTTCCAGTATCTGCGTCAGGTGGAGAGCTTCAACGGTGCCTTCGACACCACGGTGGTCGAGATCGTCACCGGCAGCGGCGCCACTTCCGTGTTCGCTCTCGATGCGTCGGACGCTTCGACCTCCGTTTGGGAGTCGAGCGGCGCCATCTCGCTCTCGGCCTTCGCCGGCCAGAGCATCCAGGTGCGTTTCACCTTCAACACCGTCGACAACACCGACAACGACCAGATCGGATGGTTCATCGACGATGTGGTGGTCAGCGGCAACTCCACCTGCACGCCGACCAACACCGCTCCGACGGTCAACATCTCGGCGCCCTCGGGCTCGACGACGGTGACCCAGGGCGATTCGGTGACCTTCACCGGGACGGCGACGGATGCCGAGGACGGCTCGCTGACGGGCTCTTTGTCCTGGAGCTCGAACCTGGACGGCGCCATCGGTTCCGGCGGCTCCTTCAGCACGTCGTCCCTGTCGGTGGGCACCCACACGGTGACCGCCTCGGTGACCGACAGCGGTGGCCTTTCCGGATCCGATTCGGTGACGGTGACGGTCAACGCGCCGACCAACGATGTTCCGAACGTCAACATCTCGTCGCCGGCCGATCCGACGACGGTGACGGACGGTGACTCGGTGACCTTCACCGGCACGGCGACGGACACCGAGGACGGCACGCTGACGGGCTCGCTGTCCTGGAGCTCGAACCTGGACGGCACCATCGGTTCCGGCGGCACCTTCAGCACGACGTCCCTGTCGGTGGGCACCCACACGGTGACCGCCTCGGTGACCGACAGCGGTGGGGCTTCCGGCTCCGACACGGTGACCGTGACGGTCAACGCCATCGGTGGCGGTTGCACCGATTGCATCGACTGGAGCGCCACCGGCACGGTGTCCTACTCGGGCCAGGACAACAGCAGTGACGTCACCGTCGAGGACGGTGGCGACACCATCCTGCTCGAGCAGAACACCTGGCGTCGTACCTCGCAGACCTTCACGGTCACGCCGAACACGGTGATCGAGTTCGAGTTCTCGTCCTCCTCCGAGGGTGAGATCCACGGCATCGGTTTCGACGAGGACGACAACATCAGCAACGCCGTCCGGGTGTTCCAGGTGCACGGCACCCAGAACTGGGGCAGCGCCAACCACGACTTCGACAACTACGATGGCAGCGGTAACTTCACCAGCTACACCATCCCGGTCGGTCAGTACTACACCGGCAGCTCGATGTTCCTGGTGCTGGTCAACGACAAGGACGCTGGTGCGTTGACCAACGACAGCCGCTTCCGCAATGTGCGGGTGTACGAGGACGTGCCCGTGGGCTGCGCCGTCAACGACAACTTCGAAGGCAGCACGGCCGGCTGGCAGACCAGCGGCAACTGCACGACGGGTACGTTCGTTGCCGGCACGCCGACGCAGCAGACCAACAGTGGGGTCACCACCCAGGTGGGCGGCGATCACACCACCGGTTCGGGGACGGCGTTGTTCACCGCCAGCAACACCAGCGCCGGCAATGCCGACGTCGATGGCGGCACCTGCATTCTGACCTCGCCGCCGTACTCGGTGGCGCAGGCTTCGGATCTCGCCGTCTGGTACTTCCACGGCCAGCGCGATGCTGGAGACGACAGTGGTGACTTCTTCTTGCTCGAGGTCTCCACCAACGATGGTGCTACCTACTCGCCGGTGGTCTCCCTCGGCGACATCCAGATCAACGCCGCCTGGACCCAGGCGACCGCCAGTATTCCCGCCGGCTCGACGGTTCGCCTGCGGGTGCAGGTGGCCGATGGTCCTTCCGAGGGGGATCTGGTGGAAGCGGGCATCGACGATCTGTCGATCTGCCAACCGTAA
- a CDS encoding NUDIX domain-containing protein, which produces MIATIVEDYFAVYPRERDELEPLSRLIAQFPRDADLKSRHNFVGHLTASGIVLSADGAQVLLLFHKNLRKFIQPGGHFDCGEESPIAAARREVAEETSLEDLELLDLPGAESLPFDINVHAIPANPRKGEPAHFHHDLRFLFRCRRSNAAVVIDLEESEDWRWVSRADFLQMADFAHLGDKLQAALAAR; this is translated from the coding sequence ATGATCGCTACAATCGTCGAGGACTACTTCGCGGTCTACCCACGGGAGCGGGATGAGCTCGAGCCCCTGAGTCGCTTGATCGCACAGTTCCCCCGCGACGCCGATCTCAAGTCCCGTCACAACTTCGTCGGCCACCTCACCGCTAGCGGCATCGTTCTCTCGGCCGATGGCGCCCAGGTGCTACTCCTGTTTCACAAGAATCTGCGGAAATTCATCCAACCCGGGGGTCACTTCGACTGCGGCGAGGAATCCCCGATTGCGGCAGCCCGTCGGGAGGTCGCGGAGGAGACCTCCCTCGAAGACCTCGAGCTGCTCGATCTGCCGGGTGCCGAAAGTCTGCCCTTCGACATCAACGTTCACGCCATCCCGGCCAATCCGCGCAAGGGCGAGCCGGCACACTTCCACCACGATCTACGCTTTCTCTTCCGCTGCCGCCGATCGAACGCCGCGGTGGTCATCGACCTCGAAGAATCAGAAGACTGGCGCTGGGTCTCGCGAGCCGACTTCCTGCAAATGGCCGATTTCGCCCATCTCGGAGACAAGCTCCAAGCGGCCCTCGCAGCCCGGTGA
- a CDS encoding GGDEF domain-containing protein — protein sequence MISSASMHNDLSPRGPGWWSLGELRSADSVRRLRWVLVFWLAIIAVSLAFGIANVLMSWNGSELALFGLPLQVTLYPPFLLSVLVALWIGPGWAIVPIYLANLASALASGMDWPMALIFALAGAIETLILWGALVALRVDPDLRRGRDLAWFVAAGLVAAVTGSLAAILWNSSHQLDPTMGQRIWRGWVTGDFLQLVVVAIPLLRFVGPHARPWIDRQFVNPPRREFNATHGVALTVLAFAILGLVVFLGVYQALGSIEVALDARTTDGELLLPKLREIVLAMGLLSTALILATGIFSTALARIGERQRREALIDGLTGCWNRRAFGEAFAREAERSRRLDLGLGLMFVDLDHFKRVNDQYGHEVGDLALARSARRIEGSLRETDLLFRWGGEEFVVLVAHSAADEVRAIAERIRQALEEAPLAPLPGGDSLSLTASVGGIVTRTLPQDPAKLLRRADEACYRAKAAGRNRVELVSDPP from the coding sequence ATGATCAGCTCGGCTTCCATGCACAACGATCTCTCGCCCCGTGGCCCCGGCTGGTGGAGCCTGGGCGAGCTGCGCTCCGCCGACTCGGTGCGGCGCCTGCGCTGGGTGTTGGTGTTCTGGCTGGCGATCATCGCCGTCAGTCTGGCCTTCGGCATCGCCAATGTGCTGATGAGCTGGAACGGCTCCGAGCTCGCACTCTTCGGCTTGCCTCTGCAGGTCACCCTCTATCCACCCTTTCTGCTCTCGGTGTTGGTGGCCCTCTGGATCGGCCCCGGTTGGGCGATAGTGCCGATCTACCTCGCCAATCTCGCCAGCGCCCTGGCCAGCGGCATGGACTGGCCGATGGCCTTGATCTTCGCCCTCGCCGGCGCCATCGAGACCCTCATCCTGTGGGGCGCCCTGGTGGCCCTGCGGGTCGATCCGGACCTCCGCCGCGGCCGCGACCTGGCCTGGTTCGTCGCCGCCGGCCTGGTGGCGGCGGTGACTGGCTCCTTGGCGGCGATCCTGTGGAACTCCAGTCATCAGCTCGACCCCACCATGGGGCAGCGCATTTGGCGCGGCTGGGTGACCGGCGATTTCCTCCAGCTGGTGGTCGTCGCCATTCCCTTGTTGCGCTTCGTCGGTCCCCATGCCCGCCCCTGGATCGATCGTCAGTTCGTCAATCCGCCGCGGCGCGAGTTCAACGCCACCCACGGCGTCGCCCTCACGGTTCTGGCCTTCGCGATTCTGGGGCTGGTGGTGTTCCTCGGCGTCTACCAGGCCCTCGGCTCGATCGAGGTGGCCCTCGACGCCCGCACCACCGACGGCGAGCTGCTGCTCCCCAAGCTGCGCGAGATCGTCCTCGCCATGGGCCTGCTCTCGACCGCCCTGATCCTGGCGACGGGCATCTTCTCCACCGCCCTCGCCCGCATCGGCGAGCGGCAGCGGCGCGAAGCTCTGATCGACGGGCTCACCGGCTGCTGGAACCGCCGCGCCTTCGGCGAAGCCTTCGCCCGCGAAGCCGAGCGCAGCCGCCGACTGGATCTCGGCCTGGGCCTGATGTTCGTCGACCTCGACCACTTCAAGCGCGTCAACGACCAGTACGGCCACGAGGTCGGTGATCTGGCCCTCGCCCGCTCCGCCCGCCGCATCGAGGGCTCCCTGCGGGAGACCGATTTGCTGTTCCGCTGGGGTGGCGAGGAGTTCGTCGTCCTGGTCGCCCACAGCGCGGCGGACGAAGTCCGGGCGATCGCCGAGCGCATTCGCCAAGCCCTCGAGGAAGCACCGCTGGCGCCCCTTCCCGGCGGTGACAGTCTGTCCCTGACGGCCAGCGTCGGCGGCATCGTGACGCGCACTCTGCCGCAAGATCCAGCGAAGCTCCTGCGCCGCGCCGACGAGGCTTGCTATCGCGCCAAGGCGGCCGGTCGCAATCGCGTCGAGCTGGTCTCGGACCCACCCTAG
- a CDS encoding 2-isopropylmalate synthase, translating into MTNESCRIEIFDTTLRDGEQCPGASLNQAEKLGVARQLARLRVDVIEAGFPAASRDDLAAVQAISEEIGGQPDITIAALARAQEKDIAAAWRGVAGAARPRIHTFLATSPLHMEHKLCMTPAQVLERVVAAVEQARELGAEVEFSPEDATRSDPAFLAEVLAAAVAAGARVLNLPDTVGYALPQDYGDLIATLREQIPAPAVTWSVHCHDDLGLATANSLAGIAAGARQAEVTLNGIGERAGNCALEELVMALRTRRDALPWHTTVVTEELARSSRLASQLTGFAVAPNKAVVGDNAFAHEAGIHQDGMLKHRQTYEIMTPQTVGRQRSELVLGKHSGRHAFRQRLEELGFHLEGRALDDAFARFKDLADRKKTLTAGDLEALAADEIGAPEGVFELVHLHVVCGQPETASATVRLRDREGTETAAAAVGPGPVDALFRAMGSLITPAARLADYRVLSSGAGADAVGEVSVHLHGADAEHRFSGYGADIDIVVATARALLSAFNRLLAATPARRKDPAATSSRVERSEAC; encoded by the coding sequence ATGACCAACGAAAGCTGCCGGATCGAAATCTTCGACACCACCCTGCGGGATGGGGAGCAATGCCCCGGCGCTTCCCTCAACCAGGCTGAGAAGCTCGGCGTGGCTCGTCAGCTCGCCCGCCTGCGGGTCGACGTCATCGAGGCCGGTTTTCCGGCCGCCAGCCGTGACGATCTCGCCGCCGTCCAGGCCATCTCCGAGGAGATCGGAGGGCAGCCCGACATCACCATCGCCGCCCTGGCGCGAGCCCAGGAGAAAGACATCGCCGCGGCCTGGCGGGGAGTCGCCGGAGCGGCCCGGCCGCGTATCCACACCTTCCTGGCCACCTCCCCCCTGCACATGGAGCACAAGCTCTGTATGACCCCGGCCCAGGTTCTCGAGCGGGTCGTCGCGGCGGTCGAGCAGGCCCGGGAGCTGGGGGCCGAGGTCGAGTTCAGCCCCGAGGACGCCACCCGCTCGGACCCCGCCTTCCTCGCCGAGGTGCTCGCCGCCGCGGTGGCCGCCGGAGCGCGGGTTCTCAACCTCCCGGACACCGTCGGCTACGCCCTACCGCAGGACTATGGCGATCTCATTGCGACCCTGCGCGAACAGATTCCCGCCCCGGCCGTGACCTGGTCCGTCCACTGCCACGACGACCTCGGCCTGGCCACCGCCAACAGCCTCGCCGGCATCGCCGCCGGCGCCCGTCAGGCCGAGGTCACCCTCAACGGCATCGGCGAGCGGGCCGGCAACTGCGCCCTCGAAGAGCTGGTGATGGCGCTTCGCACCCGCCGCGATGCCCTGCCCTGGCACACCACCGTGGTCACCGAAGAGCTCGCCCGCAGCAGCCGACTGGCGAGCCAGCTCACCGGCTTCGCGGTGGCACCCAACAAGGCCGTCGTCGGCGACAACGCCTTCGCCCACGAAGCCGGCATCCACCAGGACGGCATGCTCAAGCACCGCCAGACCTACGAGATCATGACGCCCCAGACGGTGGGTCGCCAACGCAGCGAGCTGGTGCTCGGCAAGCACAGCGGCCGCCATGCCTTCCGGCAGCGCCTCGAGGAGCTCGGATTCCATCTCGAGGGCCGCGCCTTGGACGACGCCTTCGCGCGCTTCAAGGACCTCGCGGATCGCAAGAAGACCCTCACCGCCGGCGACCTCGAAGCCCTCGCGGCGGACGAGATCGGTGCCCCGGAGGGGGTCTTCGAGCTGGTCCATTTGCATGTCGTCTGCGGCCAGCCGGAGACCGCCAGCGCCACCGTGCGGCTGCGCGACCGGGAAGGCACCGAAACCGCCGCCGCCGCCGTCGGTCCGGGCCCCGTAGACGCCCTGTTCCGCGCCATGGGTAGCTTGATCACGCCGGCGGCGCGGCTCGCCGACTACCGGGTGCTGAGCAGCGGGGCCGGGGCCGACGCCGTCGGCGAGGTTTCGGTACATCTCCACGGCGCCGACGCCGAGCACCGGTTCTCCGGCTACGGCGCCGATATCGACATCGTCGTCGCCACCGCCCGCGCCCTGCTCTCGGCCTTCAATCGCCTCCTGGCGGCCACCCCAGCCCGCCGCAAAGATCCTGCCGCGACGTCGTCCCGAGTAGAACGCTCGGAGGCCTGCTGA
- the leuC gene encoding 3-isopropylmalate dehydratase large subunit — MATPATLLDKIWHGHTLPGEATAGLPDALAIDLHLIHEVTSPQAFAQLAERDLPVARPRQTVATMDHSTPTNPQLDAGRFALLDPQAHRQLETLRENCRRHRIPLFDLDDPRQGIVHVIGPELGLTQPGMTVVCGDSHTSTHGAFGALAFGIGTSQVAQVLATQTLLMHRPKAFELRLEGRLADGVTAKDLILAVLARIGFAGGTGHVFEYRGRAIRHLSMEGRMTVCNMSIEGGARAGLIAPDETTFDYLAGRPGTPRDGRWREAVARWCELRSDPGARFDRRLELDAGSVAPMVTFGTHPGTAVAIDGQIPAADSVAPAERPAFDRALRYMGFEAGQPVAGQPIDTVFLGSCTNGRLPDLRAAAALLRGRRLAPGVRMLVVPGSQQVQRAAEEEGLDDVFRRAGAEWRRPGCSMCLAMNGDRVAPGELAVSTSNRNFEGRQGPASRTVLASPLTAAAAALRGVLCDPREVLHA, encoded by the coding sequence ATGGCGACGCCTGCCACCCTGCTCGACAAGATCTGGCACGGTCACACTCTGCCGGGCGAGGCGACGGCCGGTTTGCCGGACGCGCTGGCCATCGACCTCCATCTGATCCACGAAGTGACCTCACCTCAGGCCTTCGCCCAGCTCGCCGAGCGCGATCTGCCGGTCGCCCGACCGCGTCAGACCGTCGCCACCATGGATCACTCCACTCCGACCAACCCGCAGCTCGACGCCGGCCGCTTCGCGCTGCTCGATCCCCAGGCCCACCGGCAGCTCGAAACGCTGCGCGAAAACTGCCGCCGGCACCGCATTCCCCTCTTCGACCTCGACGACCCGCGCCAGGGCATCGTCCACGTCATCGGCCCGGAGCTCGGCCTGACCCAACCGGGCATGACAGTGGTCTGCGGCGACAGCCACACCTCGACCCATGGCGCTTTCGGCGCCTTGGCCTTCGGCATCGGGACCAGCCAGGTGGCCCAGGTGCTGGCGACCCAGACCCTGCTGATGCACCGCCCCAAGGCCTTCGAGCTCCGCCTCGAGGGCCGGCTCGCGGATGGCGTGACGGCGAAGGATCTGATCCTCGCCGTGCTCGCCAGGATCGGCTTCGCCGGCGGCACCGGCCACGTCTTCGAGTACCGCGGCCGGGCGATCCGCCATCTCTCCATGGAGGGCCGCATGACGGTGTGCAACATGTCGATCGAGGGCGGCGCCCGAGCGGGCCTGATCGCCCCCGACGAGACCACCTTCGACTACCTCGCGGGCCGTCCCGGCACACCCCGTGACGGCCGCTGGCGAGAAGCCGTCGCCCGCTGGTGCGAGCTGCGCAGCGATCCCGGGGCGCGCTTCGACCGACGCCTCGAGCTCGACGCCGGCAGCGTCGCCCCGATGGTGACCTTTGGCACCCATCCCGGAACCGCCGTTGCCATCGATGGCCAGATCCCGGCGGCTGACAGCGTCGCTCCGGCGGAGCGGCCGGCCTTCGACCGGGCGCTGCGCTACATGGGCTTCGAAGCCGGCCAGCCGGTCGCCGGTCAGCCCATCGACACCGTCTTCCTGGGCAGCTGCACCAACGGTCGCCTGCCCGACCTGCGGGCCGCCGCGGCACTGCTCCGCGGCCGGCGCTTGGCTCCGGGGGTCCGCATGCTGGTGGTGCCCGGCTCGCAGCAGGTCCAGCGCGCCGCCGAGGAAGAAGGTCTCGACGACGTCTTTCGCCGCGCCGGTGCCGAATGGCGCCGGCCGGGATGCTCCATGTGCCTGGCCATGAACGGCGACCGGGTGGCCCCCGGCGAGCTCGCCGTCAGCACCAGCAACCGCAATTTCGAAGGTCGCCAGGGCCCCGCCAGCCGCACCGTGCTGGCGAGCCCGTTGACCGCTGCAGCCGCCGCCCTGCGCGGCGTCCTCTGCGACCCCCGGGAGGTTCTCCATGCGTAG
- the leuD gene encoding 3-isopropylmalate dehydratase small subunit, whose translation MRRLEVHRDRAIPLPQPNVDTDQLVPARFLKTTEKAGLDRALLADWRFREDGSARPDSPFDHPPHGGGSILLAGENFGSGSSREHAVWALMAYGIRVVLAPRLADIFRHNALENGLLAVEIEVPFHDRAVRTVQQHPEEQIEVDLRQQHVRYGDSVTSFEISPLARHRLLLGIDSLDYLLARRKEYERWERIHPSPVDTHALEGFGRRP comes from the coding sequence ATGCGTAGACTGGAAGTCCACCGCGACCGCGCCATTCCGCTGCCGCAACCCAACGTCGACACCGACCAGCTGGTGCCGGCGCGGTTTCTCAAGACCACCGAGAAGGCGGGCCTGGACCGCGCCCTGCTCGCCGATTGGCGCTTCCGAGAGGATGGCTCGGCGCGTCCCGACAGCCCCTTCGATCATCCGCCCCACGGCGGCGGCAGCATTCTGCTGGCGGGTGAGAATTTCGGCAGCGGCAGCTCTCGGGAGCACGCCGTCTGGGCCCTGATGGCCTACGGCATCCGCGTCGTGCTGGCGCCGCGACTGGCCGACATCTTCCGCCACAACGCCCTCGAGAACGGTCTGCTGGCGGTCGAGATCGAGGTCCCCTTCCACGACCGGGCGGTGCGCACCGTTCAGCAGCATCCGGAGGAGCAGATCGAGGTCGATCTGCGGCAACAGCATGTGCGCTATGGCGACAGCGTAACGAGCTTCGAGATCTCCCCGCTGGCGCGCCACCGGCTGCTCCTCGGCATCGACTCCCTCGACTACCTGCTGGCCCGCCGCAAGGAGTACGAGCGCTGGGAACGGATTCACCCGTCGCCGGTCGACACCCACGCCCTCGAGGGCTTCGGAAGGCGGCCATGA